In a genomic window of Nodosilinea sp. E11:
- a CDS encoding DUF3143 domain-containing protein produces the protein MALPSATTPLYNHPLPDIETWLHQQGCTQDADAPHCWRTVRPRWEAEIVLETDCLVVRYIDAGADSKDVQRVFKYSLSRQDLEEAIFSGP, from the coding sequence ATGGCCCTTCCTTCTGCAACCACTCCTCTCTACAACCATCCCTTGCCCGATATTGAAACCTGGCTTCACCAGCAGGGCTGTACCCAGGATGCCGATGCACCTCACTGCTGGCGCACTGTACGTCCTCGCTGGGAGGCAGAAATTGTGCTAGAAACCGATTGTTTGGTGGTCCGCTACATCGACGCAGGGGCTGACAGCAAAGACGTACAGCGGGTGTTTAAATATTCGCTCAGCCGCCAAGATCTAGAAGAAGCAATTTTCTCAGGGCCTTAA
- a CDS encoding J domain-containing protein: MPDANPRPKTHYDQLGVKPTASPQQIRRAFRDLSKLYHPDTTELPAPEATERFQQLNEAYAILSSPDRRWVYDQQVGYSRISVMQPLEPLNRSAAAGREWPKNMYLDPTDRPLSAGEIFALFILGLTFVACLALVVTVSLTRGDYRVELEMNADPLTQQPRDPVPAPADVSPSESEPKAGANALTAPALPSPPTRPAPAVPSQPTWL; this comes from the coding sequence ATGCCTGACGCCAATCCAAGACCTAAAACCCACTATGACCAGCTGGGGGTTAAGCCTACCGCTAGCCCTCAGCAAATTCGACGTGCTTTCCGCGACCTTAGCAAGCTCTACCACCCCGACACAACTGAGTTGCCAGCCCCTGAAGCCACCGAGCGATTTCAGCAGCTCAACGAAGCCTATGCCATTCTCAGCAGTCCCGATCGCCGCTGGGTCTACGATCAGCAAGTTGGCTATTCTCGCATTTCGGTTATGCAGCCCCTAGAACCCCTCAACCGCTCGGCGGCGGCAGGGCGCGAGTGGCCCAAAAATATGTACCTCGATCCGACCGATCGCCCGTTGTCTGCTGGCGAAATTTTTGCCCTCTTTATTCTGGGGTTGACCTTTGTAGCCTGTCTGGCACTGGTGGTCACCGTGAGCCTTACCCGAGGTGACTATAGGGTTGAGCTAGAGATGAATGCTGATCCATTAACCCAGCAGCCCCGTGACCCTGTTCCTGCCCCGGCTGACGTCTCACCATCTGAGTCGGAGCCTAAAGCTGGGGCCAATGCTTTAACCGCCCCAGCTTTGCCGTCTCCCCCAACCCGGCCAGCGCCTGCGGTGCCGTCTCAGCCGACCTGGCTGTAG
- a CDS encoding NAD(P)/FAD-dependent oxidoreductase, with the protein MDDVVVIGAGLSGLTAARQLHQAGYRVLVVDKSRGLGGRMATRRLGATVIDHGCRYLQPFADASHSLVSTLLAAGVLQGWQPESFALAANGTLSAIATEPLYIAPHGMSAVAKALAPGLTIHRHWRATTVTPISQGWRIEGEIGEANSQSQPQTLEAKAVVVAIPAPQAAALIDQAAADNPALQTLNQRLQAVQFEAVLTVMAGYGKTSSSRLPAQQTDSGWMITGDHHPQLRWIALDSSKHTDSTEPVVVVHSSAAFAAQHLDHTDLASVGQALLTTAAQHLAPWLASPEWTQVHRWRYGFVHQPLGSTVLSCPTLPHLVGCGDWCNGGNVEGAIASGHQAANLIAQALAS; encoded by the coding sequence ATGGATGACGTGGTGGTAATTGGGGCAGGACTCAGTGGACTCACGGCGGCGCGCCAACTCCACCAGGCGGGCTACCGAGTACTTGTGGTCGACAAATCTCGCGGGCTAGGAGGACGCATGGCCACGCGCCGCCTAGGGGCTACGGTCATAGATCACGGCTGTCGGTATTTACAACCGTTTGCTGACGCGTCCCACAGCCTGGTTTCAACGCTGTTAGCCGCTGGGGTGCTCCAGGGTTGGCAACCAGAGAGTTTTGCTTTGGCCGCTAACGGAACGCTAAGCGCGATCGCCACCGAGCCGCTCTACATTGCCCCCCATGGCATGAGTGCCGTTGCCAAAGCTCTGGCACCAGGGCTGACTATCCATCGTCACTGGCGGGCCACAACTGTGACCCCGATCTCCCAGGGCTGGCGGATTGAGGGAGAAATAGGGGAGGCCAATTCTCAGAGCCAGCCTCAGACCCTTGAGGCCAAAGCCGTCGTGGTGGCGATCCCCGCCCCCCAAGCCGCTGCTTTGATAGATCAAGCCGCAGCGGATAATCCGGCCCTTCAAACGTTAAATCAACGCCTTCAAGCCGTCCAGTTTGAAGCAGTGCTAACCGTGATGGCTGGCTACGGTAAGACCTCATCTAGCCGCTTGCCCGCGCAACAGACAGACAGCGGCTGGATGATCACAGGCGACCATCACCCTCAGCTGCGCTGGATAGCCCTAGATAGCAGCAAACACACCGATTCTACCGAACCGGTGGTTGTGGTGCACAGCAGTGCCGCCTTTGCTGCCCAACATCTCGATCACACCGACTTAGCCAGCGTTGGCCAAGCCCTCCTGACCACTGCGGCTCAGCACCTTGCCCCCTGGCTGGCTTCACCGGAGTGGACACAAGTACACCGCTGGCGCTACGGGTTTGTTCACCAACCGTTGGGTTCTACGGTGCTGAGTTGCCCTACCCTACCGCACCTAGTCGGTTGTGGCGATTGGTGCAATGGGGGCAACGTTGAGGGTGCGATCGCCTCGGGGCATCAAGCTGCTAACCTCATCGCCCAAGCTTTAGCATCATAA